Part of the Methanosphaera sp. WGK6 genome is shown below.
AAAGAAAAAAAATACATAGAAAAATAACCAAATAAACAATGAGAGTTAAAAAAAAGAGAGGAATAATTAAGAGTTAAATAAACTCATAATTAGAATTTTACACGTTTAGATACCTTATATGGTAAAGGTAATTGTCTGAAAGGCATACCTTTAGTAAGAGTGTGTATCTCATCAGCTAAATCTTCAATACTAATTTCTTCTTTAGAATCATCTACACGTCTATTAACAGTTATAGTATTACTTTCCACTTCATTATCTCCAACAACAATAGTGTAAGGTATCCATTCTTTACCTGCATTTCTAATTTTCTTACCTACTCTTTCTGCACTTTCATCAATATCTACTCGGATGTTAGCATCTTTGAGTTGTTGATATACAGTTTCTGCATATTCTTCATGATTGTCAGTTACTGGAATAATTCTTACTTGAGTAGGTGTTAACCATAATGGTAGTGATGGTTTATTACCTTTATCAGTAGATGTTTTTTCTAATAAACTACAAATAACTCTTTCAATACTTCCTGTTGGACTGCAGTGTAATATTGTTGGATATTGTTGTTCTTCATTTTCATCAAGATAAGTTATACCAAATCTTTTTGCACTTTGAATATCCATTTGTACAGTAGGATTTTCAATTGGTCTTCCTAAATCATCAATAGCTGCAAAGTCAACTTTTGCATTCCAGTAATGTTTCATTTGTGGAATAACTTCTAAAAGTACTGGTTTTTTAATATTTTCTCTAACTACTTCTTTAACCCAGTCTTCATTTTCATCAAAGAAATCTTGAGTTACACGGAATGCTACTTCATAATGTACATCTAAATCTGTTTCTGTTTGAGCACACATATCTACTTGTTTTGCAAATACTTCTCTTGCATGATCATCATTTAAACATACACTGTGGAAATCAGGCATTGTGAAAGCTCTTAATCTTTTAAGTCCTACAACTTCTCCTTGTCTTTCAAATCTGAAACTGAATGTTGATAATTCATAAATTCCAACAGGCATATTTTTCCAAGTTAAGAAAGAATCTGCAAGTATTCTAAAAGCTCCAAAACAACATGCGAATCTTAACATTAATTCTCTGTGTTTTGTTTTTAATCTGTATTGTCTTTCACCAAATTTAGCTGCATGTTCTCTTATTGCAGGATCTGCTAAATCATACATTACAGGTGTTTCTACAGGCATTGCTCCTCTTTCTGTTACAAGTTGATATACATAATCAGAAAGTAAATCTTTAACAAGTTTTCCTTTTGGATACCATCTAATATGTCCAACATCAGCTGATGGTTCATTACTTGCTAATTCTTTTTCTTTCATTAATCTTACATGAGGGGGTTGTTTACCAGAATCATGTGTTTTTCCTTGTTCATGATTAACTAATTGTTTTAAAGTTTTAGCTTTGTAGTTATAATCATTAGCATCATAAATTGAGCCATCTTCTTCTAAGATAAGTAATTTTGATGGTTCAGATTCTTCTTTTTCTTCTACTTCTTCAACTTCTTCAACTTCAGTTGTAATAGTTCTTGATAATTCAGATAAAGGATGTCCTTTACATGATA
Proteins encoded:
- a CDS encoding threonine--tRNA ligase; its protein translation is MRTLMIHSDYLRYKTRSKTKIAEDIEDEKRSAGVDNALVVFIAVEQEDEENPELIITKAVKEILNVQNKVNAENIVVYPYAHLSSSLSDANVAQKILKGIEAELVDNNEAVLRVPFGWYKSFELSCKGHPLSELSRTITTEVEEVEEVEEKEESEPSKLLILEEDGSIYDANDYNYKAKTLKQLVNHEQGKTHDSGKQPPHVRLMKEKELASNEPSADVGHIRWYPKGKLVKDLLSDYVYQLVTERGAMPVETPVMYDLADPAIREHAAKFGERQYRLKTKHRELMLRFACCFGAFRILADSFLTWKNMPVGIYELSTFSFRFERQGEVVGLKRLRAFTMPDFHSVCLNDDHAREVFAKQVDMCAQTETDLDVHYEVAFRVTQDFFDENEDWVKEVVRENIKKPVLLEVIPQMKHYWNAKVDFAAIDDLGRPIENPTVQMDIQSAKRFGITYLDENEEQQYPTILHCSPTGSIERVICSLLEKTSTDKGNKPSLPLWLTPTQVRIIPVTDNHEEYAETVYQQLKDANIRVDIDESAERVGKKIRNAGKEWIPYTIVVGDNEVESNTITVNRRVDDSKEEISIEDLADEIHTLTKGMPFRQLPLPYKVSKRVKF